The following coding sequences lie in one Candidatus Peregrinibacteria bacterium genomic window:
- the ispF gene encoding 2-C-methyl-D-erythritol 2,4-cyclodiphosphate synthase, with translation MNIAIILAAGSSKRYGKQKLLEPFSGKPVLSWSLSAFEAHPKIHSIILVVSEKYFSEMSRIAREFPKVTQIVLGGETRFHSSQKGFESIPKKKKKDVILFHNAANPLVTSEEISMVISSAKKYRYSGVGRKIFSALRRILTDSSFIVPRKGMYEMETPQALQSEILEKGIKKWRAQKKKVFIDDLQFAELLGYMPQIVPAHPHNRKITVPEDLEFLSSLEASRPHRVGIGEDSHQFSKKKNLCRLAGITIPHAHGFEAKSDGDIALHALCNAISSALGGNSFSYVADKLCKNSIRDSEEYVAKFLKKLEKKHGNIENVTLVFEGKKPLLEKHFPRMRKKLSQILHIAESAIGLSAHTGEKLTPFGKGVGMRVLASVLIRL, from the coding sequence GTGAATATCGCAATTATTCTCGCCGCCGGCAGCTCAAAAAGATACGGAAAACAAAAGCTTCTGGAACCGTTCTCAGGAAAACCAGTTCTTTCTTGGAGTCTTAGCGCATTTGAAGCACATCCTAAAATTCACTCTATCATTCTCGTTGTTTCTGAAAAGTATTTTTCGGAGATGTCCCGCATTGCGAGAGAATTCCCAAAAGTTACGCAAATTGTGCTCGGCGGAGAAACGAGATTTCATAGTTCTCAAAAAGGGTTTGAATCGATTCCAAAAAAGAAAAAAAAAGATGTGATTCTTTTTCATAATGCCGCAAATCCACTTGTAACTTCTGAGGAAATTTCCATGGTTATTTCGTCAGCGAAAAAATATCGCTATAGCGGAGTGGGGAGAAAAATATTTTCTGCACTCAGAAGAATTCTCACCGATTCTTCATTTATCGTCCCGAGAAAAGGAATGTATGAAATGGAAACTCCTCAGGCTCTCCAATCAGAAATACTCGAAAAAGGCATAAAAAAATGGCGTGCTCAGAAGAAAAAAGTATTTATTGATGATCTTCAATTTGCAGAACTTCTCGGATATATGCCGCAAATAGTCCCCGCTCATCCGCATAATCGAAAAATTACGGTCCCAGAGGATCTTGAATTTCTGAGCTCTCTTGAGGCGTCAAGACCACATCGAGTGGGAATTGGAGAAGATTCACATCAATTTTCAAAGAAAAAAAATCTCTGCAGACTTGCCGGAATCACGATTCCGCATGCTCACGGATTTGAAGCAAAATCTGATGGCGATATCGCACTTCATGCTCTTTGTAACGCTATTTCTTCTGCTCTTGGAGGAAATTCATTTTCATATGTGGCGGATAAACTCTGTAAAAATAGTATTCGGGATTCTGAAGAATATGTTGCGAAATTCCTGAAAAAATTAGAAAAAAAACATGGCAACATTGAAAATGTCACCCTCGTATTTGAAGGGAAAAAACCGTTGCTCGAAAAGCATTTTCCAAGAATGCGAAAAAAACTTTCCCAAATACTCCACATTGCAGAATCGGCGATAGGACTTTCAGCTCACACCGGAGAAAAATTGACTCCCTTCGGAAAAGGTGTGGGAATGAGGGTTCTTGCTTCGGTACTCATTCGATTATGA